GATCCTGTTTATTTTAGGTATAACTTCTAGTTTTTGAAGGTCCTggttgattttgatgaaacctGATGATGACACATGGTTACTTTTATCAGTGTAACAACGAGCGGAGCAGGTAACAGAAACTATAGTTATTCACATAAGGATAAAGAATATTTGGGCAACCGTACTTATTACATACTATACAAATGATTACACAAATGATGTAGTCTATCTATGTATTTAATCGTTTAGTAATATGGTGTTGGTGTGACATTCCAGTTATCGAACTTGTCCAAGATACGATTCAGATGTTCCACGATGCTGTCCACGTATAAACTGGCTATGAACTTGTTGAAACGCGTCAGGTAGTCAGCCAGGAGATCTTGCACCATGGCGTTGATGACGTCATCTATGTTATTGTCGAACTGTGTTCGAGACTGCAAAAATGAAGTTTAAATGAACCCATAGCATATTGggagcgcagatctacgcgagacacaatgtgttttctattgtgtctcatatactggcatacaagaggttaaaacAGATTATGCTAGAGTCCCTAGAGCCTTTTCATCACCATCAACAGCAAATgacagtccactactggacttCAGGACTCATCTACATAACAGGGGTTTGCAAGCCATAATCTAAGTAATCTATAACTTATAATCTCCATTCTTGGCATCTGCCATTATGGCATTTGCACAGGAGAACAGGATTCCTGATGAAAATACCTGGAACTTACTCACCACAATACGTTCTATAGCGAACTGAGGGTCGTCAATCTTATCAATCAAGATGGAATTACTATCTGAAGActctttcaaatatattttcccTTTCAGCAAAACGTTATGTATTTCGATACTGTAAGAAGAATGTTATAGTAATGAAGTGTTGTAGTTTTTATGTATTCAAGTTGTGACATAATATAGTAGTAATCGGGAACCTCATAGTAAGATCAAACATAGCAAAAATAAAAGGCATAGCAACTTTCGTTAATAAGAGCTGTAAAGAACTCAGTTTTCTTTAGAATACTTACTCGGCTATTCCTCGCCCCTTCACAGGTATGGCTTCCTTAATATTTCCATCTAACTCATAATAttctgttaaaataaaaattttggtaaTTATTCATCTTACTTTTCCAAATCTGAATAGATTCAGGTAGAATCTAGAAAATTACTGCGGTGCCAAGTGAAAACATGGACAATTTGAGAAGTGAGTGGGAATAAGTATCAAGTATCTAGGTACGTCtgatataataaagtaatctataatataaaaataagtcgggttttccttcctgacgctataactccagaacgcacgaaccgatttccacggttttgcattcgttggaatgGTCTCTGGCTCCGTGgagtttatagcaaagaaaattttggaaaatttcAAGGAAAAAGCAGGCAAacagagaaaatcattggtggcgaaacggagttcgcggggTTTGCTAGTTAGTAATTAAATTTCAGATTATCTATGaggaagaaaat
The genomic region above belongs to Spodoptera frugiperda isolate SF20-4 chromosome 12, AGI-APGP_CSIRO_Sfru_2.0, whole genome shotgun sequence and contains:
- the LOC118262248 gene encoding uncharacterized protein LOC118262248; this encodes MKILITISTLVLVVFGNISCQSIDAWIKDLPERIRNLIRYGDVDNGIPVLDPYEFHKKQLSLASKTLTANVNITNGTFTGLGDFKLQEFNFTKSEIAIEVNITIPLLKFSSEYYELDGNIKEAIPVKGRGIADIEIHNVLLKGKIYLKESSDSNSILIDKIDDPQFAIERIVSRTQFDNNIDDVINAMVQDLLADYLTRFNKFIASLYVDSIVEHLNRILDKFDNWNVTPTPYY